In Cryptomeria japonica chromosome 10, Sugi_1.0, whole genome shotgun sequence, a genomic segment contains:
- the LOC131059887 gene encoding transcription factor MYB41: MLAIMRRIAYDQSSIRQKKCPWTPEEDFLLTTYIQAHGEGQWRTLPQKAGLQRCGKGCRLRWMNYLRPNVKRGNISLDEEDLIVRLHNLVGNRWSLIAGRVPGRTDNEIKNYWNSHLSKKLRRNSILHTTHHYKAPSCLPPITEINALQPFNGLLECGNLVGYMVENPLWESSYACAGELTNTSVFNENSNTVDSVTTQQFQHEGNLLNSSGDIIDYQTDTTNDMTWFLHPAVDASTACSSQCQIADFHAGNQCNQIYNAGEIEASVHQKQQRLSTVGNGGMVFDPHYSSSRSQCISACIASDTHHNQQWRHSQNDYKDRLELPQHNLYDELLCALFDKSTHDINTVGDLKSVKSLSGWDDIFGH; encoded by the exons ATGCTAGCAATAATGAGGAGAATTGCTTATGATCAGTCTAGTATAAGGCAGAAGAAATGTCCATGGACTCCTGAGGAGGATTTTCTGTTGACAACATATATACAAGCTCACGGTGAAGGACAATGGCGAACTTTGCCACAGAAAGCAG GTCTTCAACGCTGTGGAAAAGGTTGCAGATTGAGGTGGATGAACTACCTGCGCCCCAATGTGAAACGAGGCAACATTTCTTTAGACGAGGAAGATCTCATTGTCAGATTGCATAACCTGGTGGGCAATAG aTGGTCTCTGATAGCGGGAAGAGTGCCCGGTAGAACTGATAATGAAATCAAGAACTACTGGAACTCTCATTTGAGCAAGAAACTCCGCCGCAATTCCATCCTTCACACAACCCACCATTACAAGGCACCTTCTTGTCTGCCACCCATCACAGAGATCAATGCCTTGCAGCCCTTCAATGGACTATTAGAATGTGGTAATCTGGTGGGCTACATGGTGGAAAATCCACTGTGGGAAAGCTCATATGCTTGTGCAGGAGAGCTCACAAATACCAGTGTCTTCAATGAAAATAGCAATACAGTGGATTCTGTGACCACCCAACAGTTTCAACATGAAGGAAATCTCCTAAACAGTAGTGGGGACATAATAGATTACCAGACTGATACTACAAATGATATGACCTGGTTTCTTCATCCTGCAGTAGATGCAAGCACTGCATGCTCTTCACAATGCCAAATTGCAGATTTTCATGCAGGTAATCAATGCAACCAAATCTATAATGCAGGCGAAATAGAAGCTTCAGTGCATCAAAAACAGCAACGGCTTTCTACTGTGGGAAATGGTGGGATGGTCTTCGACCCACATTACTCATCATCACGTTCACAGTGTATTAGTGCCTGTATTGCCAGTGATACTCATCATAATCAACAGTGGCGTCACAGCCAGAATGATTACAAAGATCGTCTAGAACTTCCTCAGCACAACTTGTATGATGAGCTTCTGTGTGCATTATTTGACAAATCTACTCATGACATCAATACTGTTGGTGATCTTAAAAGTGTGAAATCATTATCTGGCTGGGATGATATTTTTGGCCATTAA